DNA sequence from the Cellulophaga sp. HaHaR_3_176 genome:
TTAGCACGTTGCCCCATTGCTCCATTTCCTATACTAAATAAACTTTCAGAAGACTTAACGTTTTCAGAGTCAAAACCTTCTTCGATTATAGACCATGGGTTTTCTTTGATATAATCTTGATTCATTATTTTAAATTGATTTAGGAATATTTAAGATAGAAAAGATTCTTATTTTTAAGATAAAAGTGTTTTCAAAAAACTAAAATCTATCTCCGTGAAATTTTTGAAATTGTATTTTGCTGCTGTTAAAATTGAAGAGTCACCAATACCTATACTAACCATATTTGCTGCATTCGCAGCTTGAATACCTGCTTTTGCATCTTCAAAAACCACACAGTTATTTGCAGAAATACCTAATTGCTTAGCTGCTATTAAAAATACTTCAGGGTCTGGCTTTGCTTTTGTTACATTATTACCATCAACAATAGCATCGAAATAATGTAATAAATTAACTTTTTCTAATATTGGCTTTGCATTTTTGCTCGCAGAGCCTAAAGCAATTGGAATGTTTTTATCTTTTAAAAATTGTAAAATTTTCGGAACATCAGGTAAAATTTCTGAAGCATCCATTTTTTCAATATAGGCTAAGTAATCAATATTTTTTTCAACCATCCAAGTATCAAATTGCTCTTGGGTAGCTGTAATATTACCTATATCTAATAAAATTTCTAAACAACGCTTTCTACTTACTCCTTTAAAAAGTTCATTTTGTTCTTTAGTGAATTCAAAACCTAATTCGTTAGCTAATTTTTTCCACGCCAAATAATGGTATTTAGCAGTATCAACTATTACCCCATCTAAATCAAATATAAACCCTGTACTATTCATTTTTATTATTTTACAATTCTAAGAACTGACAACTAAAAAACAAAAAGAGACTGTATTAAAATTAGTTATTTGTTGACTCTCGTTCTATTATTGTTGGCTCCAACACTTCTGTTCTGTACGTTTCTACTTCTTTATCACTTTCTATTTTTTCAATCAACATTTTTGCAGCAACTTCTCCCATTTGGTCTCCATGTTGCGCTACTGATGTTAATGTTGGGTTAGAAAACTTAGACAGAATACCATCTGTAAAACCAATAAAAGCGATGTCTTCTGGTATTTTTAAACCCATTTTCTGAGCTAATCGCATACCGTGTATTGCATAAATTTCATTCACACATAAGACAGCATCTACTTTTTGATTGTGTAAAAAATCTTCCATTTCTTTACCTTCTACGCTGTTCATTGAAGGTAATTTAAGAATTAAACTTTCATCAATTTCTAAATCATGTTCTTTTAATGCCTGAAAATAACCATCTGCCCTATTCTTACTCACACTCAAATAATCTTCAGTAGCAACCAAAGCAATTCTTTTTCTACCGTCTTCTATTAACTTTTTAGTTGCTCTAAAAGCACCATCCTTATCATTTATTAAAACTTTATCACAAGCAACTTTATCTGTCACCCTATCAAATAAAACTAAAGGAATACCTTGTTCTGTTAACTCTATTAAATGATTATAATCACCATTTAATTGTGTATCTGAAGATAACGACATAATAAAACCATCAACACTGCCATTGGCTAGTATTTCCATATTTATAACCTCTTTATCAAAAGACTCATCTGAGACACAAACAATTACATTATAACCTTTTGTATTTGCATACTTCTCTATGCCCCTAAATACAGTTGTAAAAAAATGATGTACAATATCTGGAATTATTACTCCAATATTCTTAGTCTTCTTATTTTTAAGGCTAATTGCTATGTTATTGGGTTTATAGTTATATAACTTCGCAAAAGCCTGTATCTTCTCTTTAGTATCTCTACTTATCTCTTCACTATTTTTTAAAGCTTTAGACACTGTTGATATCGAAACTTCTAATTCTCTGGCTATATGTTTTAATGTTATTTTCTGTTTCAATTGAAATTTATGGTTTTAATATTACGATATCAGTTTAAATATGTTAATGTAAAACATTAATAAAGAACCTTAAGAACTTTTTCTTAATTTAACAAAAACAGATGTTTTTTATTCCTTTATACTTAAAAAAAATACACTTTATTATCATTACAAATTTTCATATTGTTATTTTTCAACCCTTTTTATTAATAATCATTATTTACTGCATCATTAGCTAAAAAACCCTTAAACAACAAAGTTACTAACACGAAACCGTTTTCGCAAAATATGAAGAAAGTACCACACAGACTTTTTATGTTATAAAAAAATCAGTAACCAGAAATTATTTTTGATATTAAACCTTTTCATGGTAGATTAGGTTTTTTTTAAGAGATCTTATAAAAGACTCTAAAAATATCGCGTTAAAAATAAAATTGGGTTAAATTTCTCATTAAAATTAATTAGAAATTAAAAAATCACATACAACAATAAAAAACCTTATTCAATAACGAAAAAGCTCAAGTTTATAAAATAATAATATGAAAATAATAACACAGGCATTAGTGGTTTTAGTTCTTTTTTTAAATTCTTGCAAAGAAAAAGAATCTGTAGTAATAACTACAGAAGAATATCATTCATCAGTAGATAAAATAACTACCATAATGATTCATGATATATTTTCACCACCTGTTGCCAGCAGAATTTTTGCTTACCCAAATATTGCTGCTTATGAAATAATCGCACAAAATAACAACGACTACAATTCACTCGTTGGTCAAATAAAAGATTTAGAAGCAATACCTAAAGCTGAAAAACAAGGAATCAACTACCAGATGTCTGCTTTAATTGCCCATATGGATTTAAGCAAAAGGTTAATTTTTTCTGAAGCTAAAATGGAAGTACTAAGAGATAGTTTATATCAAGTTTGGGAAACTAAAAACGATGTTGAATTTAATGACTCAAAAGCATACGGCCTAAAAGTTGCTGAACATATAGCCGTTTGGATGAATAAAGATAATTACAAGCAAACGAGGACTATGCCAAAGTTTACGGTAGACACTGATGACGAATCTAGATGGCAGCCAACACCACCAAGTTATATGGATGGTATTGAACCTCATTGGAGTAAAATTAGAACTTTTGTTCTTGATTCCGCTAGTCAATTTAAACCTGTTCCTCCTCCTGCATTTTCGATGGATAAGGATTCTCAATTTTATAAAGAATTGATTGAAGTATACGATGTAAGTAAAGAAATGGAGCAGAAAGGAGATACATGTGAAGAAATAGCAATTGCACAGTTTTGGGACTGTAATCCTTACGTATCAGTTACTCAAGGACATTTAATGTTTGCTAAAAAGAAAATTACCCCTGGAGCACATTGGATAGGGATAACAAAAATTGCGAGTAGAAAAACAAATGCTGATTTTGATAAAACTGTTTTTGCTTATACAAAAACATCAATAGCTATTGTTGATGCTTTTATTAGTTGCTGGGATGAAAAATACAGAAGCAATTTAATTAGACCTGAAACACTTATTAATAAATATATTGATGAAAACTGGAAACCCGTATTACAAACTCCTCCGTTTCCTGAATATACGAGCGGCCACAGTGTAGTTTCAGGAGCAGCATCAACAGCACTTACGAGTGTTTTTGGAGAAAACTTTGCTTTCGATGACGACACTGAAGTTTTGTTTGGCTTACCAATTAGAAGTTTTAAATCTTTTGATCAAGCTGCAGATGAAGCTGCAATTAGTAGAATGTACGGAGGCATCCATTACCGTGCGGCTGTTGAAGTTGGAGTAGTTCAAGGCCGAAAAATAGGCAAGCTTGTAGATGAAAACCTAAGCATGAATACAAAAAAATAAATATTAGTATTCCGAAAAAATATAATAGAGCTTTACAACCGACTCTATTTCTTTTGTTATTAAGGCTTATAAATACTGAAAAATTAAAAGTGGCATATGCTCAAAGCAGAATATAAGAGTAACTATACAACATTAGACTTAGGCCAGTATAAGCCTATTTAATTTTGGTAGAAATATATTGAATTGGAAAGCCGAAATTTTCATGCCTATAGTTGAAGATTAAAAATTATAAAAAAAGGGAAACTCTAAATAGAGTTTCCCTTTTTTTTTGTAATCAATTTACATCACATTTATATGTGAAATTATTTAGCAAAATAAATATAAATAGCAATAACAATAGCACAAATAGCAATACCTACTTGATTCACGTATTTGTAAGGTTCTATAGATACTTGCTCTGTATATTTCAATTCATAAGCTTCTTTTCTTGGAGCTACCGCTCCAATAATCAACATAATAACAATGTTTAAAACAAACAATATTGCCATTATATGAAGATAATGTGGGTAAGCATCTGCTTCAATCAGGTTTAAAGCAGCTTCATCTACAATACCAGATGTTTTGGCTTCTGCTAATGCCTTATCTACAAAATAGTTCTTTAACCCAAATTGACTTACACAATATAAAACTGAACCAGAGAAAATACCAATTTTAGCAGCTATTGCCGGAACTCTTTTCGTTAAATATCCCACTACTATTATTGTAAAAATAGGAATACTATAAATACCATTAATTTCTTGTAGGTAATTAAACAAACTACCTGCATTTGCAATTAACGGAGCTATAAACATTGCTGCTAATGCTAAACAAATTCCAAAAATTTTACCATACTTAACAACGGTAGTTTCTGGCGCATTCTTATTTATGTGTTGTTTGTATATATCAATACCAAACAAAGTCACAGAGCTATTTAAAACACTGTTAAACGAACTTAAAATAGCCCCGAACAATACCGCAGCAAAAAAGCCAATAAGCGGTTTTGGCAACACAGCGCGTACTAATTCAGGGTACGCTAAATCACTTGAAGCTAAATCACCTTTAAAAAGATAATATGCTATCATTCCAGGAAGTACTAATATTAATGGACCCAATATTTTTAAGAAAGAAGCCAACAATAAACCTTTTTGACCCTCTGCTAAATTTTTAGCTCCTAAGGC
Encoded proteins:
- a CDS encoding vanadium-dependent haloperoxidase, with translation MKIITQALVVLVLFLNSCKEKESVVITTEEYHSSVDKITTIMIHDIFSPPVASRIFAYPNIAAYEIIAQNNNDYNSLVGQIKDLEAIPKAEKQGINYQMSALIAHMDLSKRLIFSEAKMEVLRDSLYQVWETKNDVEFNDSKAYGLKVAEHIAVWMNKDNYKQTRTMPKFTVDTDDESRWQPTPPSYMDGIEPHWSKIRTFVLDSASQFKPVPPPAFSMDKDSQFYKELIEVYDVSKEMEQKGDTCEEIAIAQFWDCNPYVSVTQGHLMFAKKKITPGAHWIGITKIASRKTNADFDKTVFAYTKTSIAIVDAFISCWDEKYRSNLIRPETLINKYIDENWKPVLQTPPFPEYTSGHSVVSGAASTALTSVFGENFAFDDDTEVLFGLPIRSFKSFDQAADEAAISRMYGGIHYRAAVEVGVVQGRKIGKLVDENLSMNTKK
- the pgmB gene encoding beta-phosphoglucomutase, which encodes MNSTGFIFDLDGVIVDTAKYHYLAWKKLANELGFEFTKEQNELFKGVSRKRCLEILLDIGNITATQEQFDTWMVEKNIDYLAYIEKMDASEILPDVPKILQFLKDKNIPIALGSASKNAKPILEKVNLLHYFDAIVDGNNVTKAKPDPEVFLIAAKQLGISANNCVVFEDAKAGIQAANAANMVSIGIGDSSILTAAKYNFKNFTEIDFSFLKTLLS
- a CDS encoding solute:sodium symporter family transporter, with product MLGIISFVGFTALVAIISYFATRNSDETSSDGYFLGGRSLTAGVIAGSLLLTNLSTEQIVGLNGSAYKDGLSVMAWETLAAIAMVVTAIFLLPRYLKGGLTTVPQFLATRFDVATKTITSGLFLTGYVVVLLPVILYSGSVAISGMFDFPTLLGVSDKTALVICIWGIGVIGSIYAVFGGLKAVVVSDSINAIGLLIGGLLIPIFGLMAIGDGSVFSGLDTLITSSPERFDSTGNAGQEVPFSTIFTGMMLVQLFYWGTNQQIIQRALGAKNLAEGQKGLLLASFLKILGPLILVLPGMIAYYLFKGDLASSDLAYPELVRAVLPKPLIGFFAAVLFGAILSSFNSVLNSSVTLFGIDIYKQHINKNAPETTVVKYGKIFGICLALAAMFIAPLIANAGSLFNYLQEINGIYSIPIFTIIVVGYLTKRVPAIAAKIGIFSGSVLYCVSQFGLKNYFVDKALAEAKTSGIVDEAALNLIEADAYPHYLHIMAILFVLNIVIMLIIGAVAPRKEAYELKYTEQVSIEPYKYVNQVGIAICAIVIAIYIYFAK
- a CDS encoding LacI family DNA-binding transcriptional regulator, whose protein sequence is MKQKITLKHIARELEVSISTVSKALKNSEEISRDTKEKIQAFAKLYNYKPNNIAISLKNKKTKNIGVIIPDIVHHFFTTVFRGIEKYANTKGYNVIVCVSDESFDKEVINMEILANGSVDGFIMSLSSDTQLNGDYNHLIELTEQGIPLVLFDRVTDKVACDKVLINDKDGAFRATKKLIEDGRKRIALVATEDYLSVSKNRADGYFQALKEHDLEIDESLILKLPSMNSVEGKEMEDFLHNQKVDAVLCVNEIYAIHGMRLAQKMGLKIPEDIAFIGFTDGILSKFSNPTLTSVAQHGDQMGEVAAKMLIEKIESDKEVETYRTEVLEPTIIERESTNN